Proteins encoded by one window of Enterococcus faecalis:
- the recO gene encoding DNA repair protein RecO, giving the protein MALGETKGIILFTKDFKEKDKLVKIFTESYGKLMFFVKGAHRKNNPLLPAILPFTEAVYIGNFREEGLSFLNSSKEVQPFRNIQQDIFINAYGTYILNLVDAAIEDQHYDPNLFQFTHMALSALNEQKDPEIITNIFEIQLLERFGVRPEWHHCVACGETQGKFDYSSRYSGVLCEKHWHLDEQRYHADPRAIHFIRLFSQVSYEKVQNIQVKEETKKSIRETIDMLYDEYVGLHLKSKKFIDQMKTWENTLKIPPRKKEEKET; this is encoded by the coding sequence ATGGCATTAGGGGAGACCAAAGGCATTATTTTATTTACGAAGGATTTTAAAGAGAAGGATAAACTCGTCAAAATTTTTACAGAATCCTATGGGAAATTGATGTTTTTTGTGAAAGGCGCGCATCGAAAAAATAATCCTCTTTTGCCAGCGATTCTGCCATTTACAGAAGCCGTCTACATCGGAAATTTTAGAGAAGAAGGCTTATCTTTTCTCAATAGCAGCAAAGAAGTTCAACCTTTTCGAAACATTCAACAAGACATATTTATTAACGCATATGGAACATATATTTTAAACTTAGTCGATGCAGCAATTGAAGATCAGCACTATGACCCTAATTTATTTCAATTTACCCACATGGCATTATCCGCTTTAAATGAGCAAAAAGATCCGGAAATCATTACAAATATTTTTGAAATTCAATTGTTAGAACGGTTTGGTGTACGACCAGAATGGCATCATTGTGTGGCTTGTGGCGAAACACAAGGGAAATTTGATTATTCCTCAAGATATAGCGGTGTGCTTTGTGAAAAACATTGGCATTTAGATGAACAGCGATACCATGCAGATCCTAGAGCAATTCATTTTATTCGCTTATTTTCGCAAGTCTCCTATGAAAAAGTCCAAAACATTCAAGTAAAAGAAGAAACTAAGAAAAGTATTCGAGAAACGATTGATATGTTATACGATGAATATGTCGGGTTGCACTTAAAAAGCAAAAAATTTATTGATCAAATGAAAACGTGGGAAAATACGTTAAAAATTCCACCACGAAAGAAGGAAGAAAAAGAAACATAA